The sequence CCGGCCGGGAGCCCGGACGCCGCGCCGGACCGGGCCGGGACGGACGGCTGGTTCGATCACCGCACCCGGCTGGGGCCGCGCGGGTACAAGTACCTGCCCGCCGCCTCCCAGTACTTCCTGGCCGCCGCCAAGACCGCCCTCGCCGACTCGGGCCACGAGGAGGGGCGCTGGGCCGCCGAACTGCGCGGCGCGGCGGTGGGGACCAACAGCTCGGCCGCCGCACTGCACGAGGCCATGGACCGGACCGTGCTCGACGAGGGCGCGGCCGCCCTGAGCCCCGTCACCGCGCCCTACTTCTCCATCAACCTGTTCGGCAGCCGCCTGGCCACCGAGCACGGCCTCAAGGCCTTCAACCTGACGGTCACCTCCCCGCGCGTGGCCGGCCTGGAATCGCTGGAGACCGGAGCCCGGGCCGTGGCCGCGGGCCGGGCGTCCTGGCTGCTCGCCGGTGCGACCGAGGAGGCCCTCGCCCCGGCCCACCCGGGCCACGAGCTGTCGGAACGCGGCGCCGTCGCGCTCGTCCTGGAACCGCTGGAGGCCGTACGGGCCCGGGGCGGCCGGGAGTACGGGCACTGCCGTGTCCGCAGCCTGTTCCTGTCGCCCCGCACCGCCGCCTCGCCCGGCGGGGCGGACCGGGCCCGGGAGCTGATCGGCTCCGCCCTGGCCGCGTGGGAAGCCGACGGGGCCGGGGCGGGTCCCGCGCCGGCGGCCGCGCCGCGGGTGATCGCCGTACTCGACGGGTCGCCGGTGGGCCGCGCCGTGGCCACCGCCCTCGGCTCCGGTGCCGAACGGGTCCCGGCGGGCGCGGGCGCCCTGGAGCCGCTGGTGCAGGCCGCCGGAGCGCTGGCGGAGCTGTCCTCGCCGGTGCTGGTCGTCACCGCCGCGGCGGAGGGGAACCTCGCGCTGGCCCTGCTCACCCCGAGCGCCGGCCCCGCAGCCGCCGCCGGTGCCTGAACGACGCGCACCACACGAACGACGAGCACGACGAGCACAACGAGCACGACGAGCATGAAGAGAGAGAGTTATGACGACGTCACTTGAGGGTTCCTGGTGCCTCGTTCTCGGCGCCTCCAGCGGCATCGGACTGGCCAACGCCCGCGCGCTGGCACTCGAAGGAGCCCACGTCCTCGGCGTCCACTTCGACACCGCCGAAGGCCAGGAGAAGGCGGCGGCGGCCGTCGAGGAGCTGCGCTCCACCGGCGTTCAGGCGCACTTCTTCAACGCCAACGCCGCCGCCCCGGCCACCCGGAACGAACTGGTGCCCCGCTTCGCCGAACTGACGGAGGGCCGACCGCTGCGGGTCGTGCTCCACTCCCTGGCCTTCGGCACGCTCCTGCCCTACCTGCCCACGGACGGCGGACCGGCACTGACGCCCCGGCAGATGGACATGACGCTGAACGTCATGGCCCACTCCCTCGTCTACTGGACGCAGAGCCTGAACGGCGCCGGACTGCTGGGCGCCGGGTCCAAGATCTTCGCGATGACCAGCGCCGGCGACCAGCGGGTGACCGCCCACTACGGGGCCGTGTCGGCCGCCAAGTGCGCCCTGGAATCGCACGTCCGCCAGCTGGCCCTCGAACTCGCCCCGCAGCGCGTCGCCGTCAACTCGCTCCGTGCGGGCGTGACCGTGACCCCCTCCCTCGAACGCATCCCGGAGCACGAGAAGCTCGTCGAGCTCGCCGCCCGCAGCAACCCGCACGGCCGGCTCACCCGTCCCGAGGACGTCGCCGACGCCGTCGTGGCGCTGGCGCGCACCGACTCCTCCTGGATCACCGGCAACGTGATCGGTGTCGACGGCGGCGAGGCGTTGACCACCTGATGAGCCAGGACACGTACGAGAGCGGCACCGCGCACGACGGCGGGCAGGCGGCGTCCCGGCCCGCCGTCCGCCGCCTGCGCGGCCTGCTGACGGCGGTGCCCGCCGCGGCCGCGGGCTTCGCCCTCGCCGCCCGGCACGCCTTCGAGCTGTACCACCCGCCCGCCGCCCGCCCGGGCCGCACCCCGCAGAGCAAGGGCCTGCCCGTCCGCGACCTGACGGTCCGCACCACCCGGGACGGTGTCGCCCTGCAGGCCTGGGTGGTGCCCGGCACGGGTCCGCACACGGTGGTGATCTGCCACGGCATGGGCCGCACCCGCTCCAGCGTGCTCGGCCACATCGAGCTGCTGCACGGGGCGGGCCACCACGTCGTCGCCTACGACATGCGCAACCACGGGGACAGCGGACGCGACCGGAAGATCCGGGGCATGTCCGGGCGCTTCACGAGCGACCTGGAGGACGTCATCGCGGCCGTGCGCCGGGACCCCGAGACCGGCGGCGGCGAACTCGCCCTCTTCGGCTTCTCCTTCTCCACCTGGGTCTCCCTGCACGTGCTGCGCCGCATCGACCCGGCCGTCGCCGCGGTCGTCTGCGACAGCGGCCCGATGTCCGACACGAAGGCCGGCCTGCGCCACTTCGCCGGCCTGCGCCGCACCCTGCTGCCCGAACCGGTGCGGGACGGCCCGGGCTTCACTGTCTACCGCAGCGCCTTCGCCCGCTTCTGCCTGCACATGCTGGCCGTACGGAACTGGCCGCCGGACCTCACCGGCGTGCCGACCCGGCTGATGTTCGTCGCGGGGGCCCAGGACCCCGTCATCCAGGTGCCCCAGATCATGGCGGTCGCCGACCGGTACCCCGACGCGGAACGCTGGACGGCACCCCAGGCGATGCACATGAACGCCCTGCGGTTCGACGCGGCCGAGTACCGGCCCCGGGTCCTGGACTTCCTGGCGTCCGCCTTCTCGGCGGCCGCCGGCCGCAGGGCGGAGGCGGCCGGCCGTGGCTGAGTACCTTCTCGTGGAATCCCAGGGCAGTTACGCGGGCCCCGGCTCCGAGGCCTTCCTCGGCGACGCCGTCCGACTGGCGCGCTCCGGCCACGACGTGGCGGTGCTGCTGATCGAGAACGGGGTCACGGACGGCCTCGAAGGGGCCGCCCCCGCCGTGGCGCGGGTACTGGAGGCCGGCGCCCAGGTGTGGGCCGACGCCTTCTCGCTGAGCCAGCGCGCGGTGCCGCCCCAGCGGCTGCTGCCCGGCATCCGGCTGGTGGACATGGACGAGGTCGCGGAGCGGCTCCTGAGGCCCGCCGTGCAGGGAGTGTGGCACTGACATGGGACGGCAGCTTCCGCACGCGGACGTACTGATCGCCATCATGGGGGCCCCGCACACCGGCGACCTCGTCACCTCGGCCTTCCGGCTGGCCCAGGCGCTGCTCGACCGGGGCGCCTCGGTCCACCTGTGGACCTGCGGGCACGCCACGGGGCTCACCCAGGGCTCCCTGGGCACGGACAAACCGCGCAACGTCGTGGACTGGGCCCGCGAGTACCCGACGACGGCCGCCCTGGCCGCGGACCTGCTGGCCGCCTTCCCCGACACGCTGAACTGGTACGCCTGCCGGTTCTGCAGCCAGGAACGGGGCGCCGACACCCACATCCCGGGGATCCAGCTGCGCGCTCCGTTCAAGTTCACCGAGCATCTCGACGCCGCCGACAAGGCGTTCTTCCTGGGAGTGTGCTGACCATGCCCGACACCAGGCGCCGGCTGCTGGTCATCGAGCGGGCCTACCGGGGTGCGGTCGAGACCCAGTTCGCGGACGTGCTGTACCTGGCCCGCGAGCTGAACCGGCAGCAGGGCGGTGTGGACATCCTGCTGCGCGGCCTGGCCGTCACCTTCGCGGCCGCCGGGCCCGTGCCGCGGGCCGCCCTGCGGATCGGCCGCCGCGAACTCGACACCCTGCCCGCCCCGCGCGAGGCCCTGCGCGTGCTGCTGGCCGAGGACGCCCGGGTCTGGGCCGAGGAGAGCGACCTGGCCCGGTTCGAGACGGGCCCGGACTGGGTGCTTCCCGGGGTCCGCCGGGCGGGCCCCGCCGGACGGCCCGACTGGACCGCGTACCAGGGCGTGCACTTCCTCTGACCCCTCCACCCGCCCACCGAAGCCACCGAAGGAGCACCGCGACTCATGGAATCCGCCACCGCCGCCCGAGGGCCGCTCATCACCGCCTGGTCCGTCGTCTCGCCGTACGGGCTGGAGCGCTCGGACTTCGCCGCGGGCCTCGCCGCCGGCCGCAGCACGGCGGCCGTACTGGACCGGACGGTCTGGGACGGTCCCGTCGACACCGCCTGCCTGGTCCCCGACTTCAGCAGCAAGGCCGTGCTGGGCCGCAAGGGCACCCGGTCGATGGACCGGGTGACCGGCCTCGCCGTCACCGCGGTCGGCAGGCTCCTCCAGGACCCCGCGGGCGACCGCGTCCCCGGTGTCGGCGACGACGCCGGGCTGGTCCTGGGCACCAACACCGGCAGCGCCCAGAGCATGATGGACTTCACCCGCGACTCCCTGGTCCAGGAGAAGCCGTTCTACGTGGACCCGATGCGGTTCCCGAACACGGTGATGAACTGCGCCGCCGGGCAGTGCGCGATCTGGCACCGGCTCAGGGGCCCCAACACCACCGTCGCCGGCGGCCGCGCCTCCGGCCTCCTCGCGCTCAACTACGCACTGCGGCTGCAGAAGTCCGGGCACACCAGGACCGTGCTGTGCGGAGCCGTCGAGGAGTTCTCCCCGGCCAGGGCCTGGCTGGAGGTCCACACCCGGCAGCCGGACGAGGCCGACGGCATCCTCGGCGAGGGCGCCGCGGTACTGCTGCTGGAGTCCGGCCCCGCCGCGGCCGAACACGGCCGGCCCGGCCTGGCCGAAGTGCTCGCCCTGGAGTTCGGCGTCTTCCACACCGACGGCCAGGTCGCACCGGTGCTCGCCGACAGCGTCCGGCGCGCCCTGGAGCGCTCCGGGGTCCGCATCGACGAGATCGGCCTGGTCGCCGACTCGCAGGCCTACGGAGCCCGCGGAGTGGCCGAACAGGCGGCACTGGCCGAGGTGTTCGGCGGCCACCGGCCGCAGCGCGTCGCGAGCGCCGAGCTGATCGGCGACACCCACGCGGCCTCCGCGTCCTTCCAGATCGCAGCACTGCTGGCCACGGCGGAAGGCCGTGACGAGCTGGCCGGTTCGATCGGCCTGGTCACCTCGGTCGACCGGGACGGCGTGGTCGGCTGCGCCGTCCTGCGCCTGCGCTGACCGCAGGCCCGCCCCGCCGTCCCACCAGCAGGTCGACCACCCCATCCACCACCCGTAGTTCACCGATGAAGGAGAAGGACATGTCCGACACCACCACCAAGGCCACCCTGGAGATCGAGAACCTGCGGCGGACCGTCGCCGACGTCCTGGACGTCGAGGAGCCGGAGCTGACCGACGAGGCCGACTTCGTCAACGACCTCGGCGTCGACTCCCTGATGGCACTCGAAGTCATGGTCGTCCTGGAGAAGAAGTACGGCGTCAAGCTCGGCGAGGCCGAGCTGAAGGAGGTCACCTGCCTGCGCAAGGCGTACGACCTGCTCGACTCCAAGCTGCGGGCCGCCTGATGCCGCCGCTGGCGGCTGGCCCCGTCCGTGCGGTGCCGCTGGTCGGTCCGGACTCCGCCGAAGCCCTGCGCACCACGGTCCACGTGGCCGCGGACGAGCGGGTCTTCCCCGGCCACTACCCGGGCTTCCCCATCTTCCCGGGAGTCTGCGTCGTCGAGCTGGTCCACCGCAGCGCGGTGGCCACCGCCCCTACCGCGGGCGCCGGCGTCGTGCTCCGGGCCATCGAGTCGACGCGGTTCCTCAGCCCGGTCTTCCCGGGGGACGACCTCACCATCGACCTGAAGTGGTCGCGCCGGGGCGAGCACTGGCGGTGCGACGCGGTCGCGGGCACCGACCGGGGGCGCTCCGCGACGGTGCGCCTGCGCTTCACCGAAGGGAACAAGCCGTGCTGACGATCAGTGGGATCAAGCGGGTGCTGCCGCACCGTTACCCGATGCTGCTGGTGGACCGGGTGACCGAGCTGGTGCCCGAGGAGCGGCTCACCGCCCTCAAGGCGGTGACCTGCAACGAACCCTGGTACGAGGGGCTTTCCGAGGAGGCCGGCGACGAGGGGCA comes from Streptomyces sp. NBC_01408 and encodes:
- a CDS encoding beta-ketoacyl synthase N-terminal-like domain-containing protein; the protein is MTASHGVPSTAAHLVVSGIGVVTPRGDRPQDAAGTAARAAARTAAGSPAGSPDAAPDRAGTDGWFDHRTRLGPRGYKYLPAASQYFLAAAKTALADSGHEEGRWAAELRGAAVGTNSSAAALHEAMDRTVLDEGAAALSPVTAPYFSINLFGSRLATEHGLKAFNLTVTSPRVAGLESLETGARAVAAGRASWLLAGATEEALAPAHPGHELSERGAVALVLEPLEAVRARGGREYGHCRVRSLFLSPRTAASPGGADRARELIGSALAAWEADGAGAGPAPAAAPRVIAVLDGSPVGRAVATALGSGAERVPAGAGALEPLVQAAGALAELSSPVLVVTAAAEGNLALALLTPSAGPAAAAGA
- a CDS encoding SDR family oxidoreductase, translated to MTTSLEGSWCLVLGASSGIGLANARALALEGAHVLGVHFDTAEGQEKAAAAVEELRSTGVQAHFFNANAAAPATRNELVPRFAELTEGRPLRVVLHSLAFGTLLPYLPTDGGPALTPRQMDMTLNVMAHSLVYWTQSLNGAGLLGAGSKIFAMTSAGDQRVTAHYGAVSAAKCALESHVRQLALELAPQRVAVNSLRAGVTVTPSLERIPEHEKLVELAARSNPHGRLTRPEDVADAVVALARTDSSWITGNVIGVDGGEALTT
- a CDS encoding alpha/beta hydrolase → MSQDTYESGTAHDGGQAASRPAVRRLRGLLTAVPAAAAGFALAARHAFELYHPPAARPGRTPQSKGLPVRDLTVRTTRDGVALQAWVVPGTGPHTVVICHGMGRTRSSVLGHIELLHGAGHHVVAYDMRNHGDSGRDRKIRGMSGRFTSDLEDVIAAVRRDPETGGGELALFGFSFSTWVSLHVLRRIDPAVAAVVCDSGPMSDTKAGLRHFAGLRRTLLPEPVRDGPGFTVYRSAFARFCLHMLAVRNWPPDLTGVPTRLMFVAGAQDPVIQVPQIMAVADRYPDAERWTAPQAMHMNALRFDAAEYRPRVLDFLASAFSAAAGRRAEAAGRG
- a CDS encoding beta-ketoacyl synthase N-terminal-like domain-containing protein → MESATAARGPLITAWSVVSPYGLERSDFAAGLAAGRSTAAVLDRTVWDGPVDTACLVPDFSSKAVLGRKGTRSMDRVTGLAVTAVGRLLQDPAGDRVPGVGDDAGLVLGTNTGSAQSMMDFTRDSLVQEKPFYVDPMRFPNTVMNCAAGQCAIWHRLRGPNTTVAGGRASGLLALNYALRLQKSGHTRTVLCGAVEEFSPARAWLEVHTRQPDEADGILGEGAAVLLLESGPAAAEHGRPGLAEVLALEFGVFHTDGQVAPVLADSVRRALERSGVRIDEIGLVADSQAYGARGVAEQAALAEVFGGHRPQRVASAELIGDTHAASASFQIAALLATAEGRDELAGSIGLVTSVDRDGVVGCAVLRLR
- a CDS encoding acyl carrier protein: MSDTTTKATLEIENLRRTVADVLDVEEPELTDEADFVNDLGVDSLMALEVMVVLEKKYGVKLGEAELKEVTCLRKAYDLLDSKLRAA
- a CDS encoding 3-hydroxyacyl-ACP dehydratase FabZ family protein, which gives rise to MPLVGPDSAEALRTTVHVAADERVFPGHYPGFPIFPGVCVVELVHRSAVATAPTAGAGVVLRAIESTRFLSPVFPGDDLTIDLKWSRRGEHWRCDAVAGTDRGRSATVRLRFTEGNKPC